One Thermococcus alcaliphilus genomic region harbors:
- a CDS encoding DUF835 domain-containing protein, producing the protein MDPYSTLSVLPGIITMGFDILAFVLILRIYFKTKRTSAFYIALAWLFDFFTVVHYGLISSTYTTGTAYRLGFLLTLTSTLIFIGIVKWLKEEKMGIAPHYVEVFSLLGPILVLYLIVIGMLMEAKAPDLRGFLVLSSSHGIAGLLFMWLGYLVREIKDIYGKKITYLSIVLLIFGLHLLPIPITYTLPEQAIFGSAVSAFLIVALTVLMIRLTSSEEFLRLKTMEIHEVEIEPGVRIINQEEYKKVKEKLKDAPVLAFVRTLNNIPENWTYYFVTTATKESKVEAISPMNLERMTELSYKYLKAMEEAGSRGIILIDCLEYLIMYNEFTSVIKFLNKLKDFVVSHKGTLILVAERDAFEDQQWALLTRLLEEAKE; encoded by the coding sequence GTGGATCCATACTCCACACTTTCAGTGCTTCCTGGAATTATAACAATGGGCTTTGATATACTGGCATTTGTGTTAATCCTCAGAATTTACTTTAAAACCAAAAGGACTTCTGCCTTTTATATAGCACTAGCTTGGTTGTTTGATTTCTTTACTGTAGTTCATTATGGCTTGATCTCCAGCACCTACACGACTGGAACGGCATATAGACTCGGATTCCTATTAACTCTGACAAGTACTTTGATATTTATTGGAATAGTTAAATGGCTTAAAGAAGAGAAAATGGGAATAGCCCCCCATTATGTTGAAGTGTTTTCTTTGTTGGGACCAATTCTAGTTCTGTACTTGATTGTAATTGGCATGCTAATGGAAGCAAAAGCCCCAGATCTCAGAGGTTTCCTAGTGTTAAGTAGTTCCCATGGAATAGCAGGGTTACTCTTCATGTGGCTTGGATACTTAGTCAGAGAAATAAAGGATATTTATGGAAAGAAGATAACTTATCTTTCAATAGTCTTGTTAATATTTGGTCTTCACTTGCTTCCAATTCCCATAACTTACACTCTTCCTGAACAGGCAATATTTGGATCAGCAGTTTCTGCCTTTCTCATAGTAGCCCTAACGGTATTAATGATAAGGCTTACATCCTCTGAAGAGTTCCTCAGGCTAAAAACAATGGAAATCCACGAAGTTGAGATAGAGCCGGGTGTCAGGATAATAAACCAAGAAGAGTACAAAAAGGTAAAAGAGAAGTTGAAAGATGCGCCTGTACTTGCGTTTGTCAGAACTTTGAACAATATCCCCGAGAATTGGACTTACTATTTCGTAACCACGGCCACCAAAGAAAGCAAAGTAGAGGCCATATCACCCATGAACTTAGAAAGGATGACAGAGCTGTCGTATAAATATCTAAAAGCAATGGAAGAAGCCGGGAGCAGAGGAATTATACTAATAGACTGCTTGGAATACTTGATCATGTACAACGAATTCACAAGCGTGATAAAGTTCCTAAACAAGCTGAAGGACTTTGTCGTGAGCCATAAGGGAACTTTGATCCTTGTTGCGGAGAGAGATGCCTTTGAAGACCAGCAGTGGGCACTGCTAACTCGCTTGCTCGAAGAAGCCAAAGAATAG
- a CDS encoding AMP-binding protein produces the protein MSGILLGKKDPENLRYTAETAYKTTEFWKEKFSDVDIDELKPETLASLTDKVFIEPHDLHERERVWPTYIKGLEVFHVFTRTSGTTGMPKRIPITEDDIERAGEQMKAWVEEYLETNKLASFLPPLPSASGFYVLGAIRNLRPKIAYHGLPIQYLRDRDLLIKELRETNATAIFALTTTAYKLGLILPESIKEDIQLIGVGAETLTQEVANAILNNFPNAIIVDNYASSEEGVTGYRVIKKNKVEPFTFPESLIVLKENEDPEYKDYYEMYITKIMKEGELTGLPIFNYKIGDIAKVIDGKVMNIIRVKDVISLGGAKLHIDQVMDIVHRYPFLVDFVIIYHPLSPGNPKPKAIIKVGYVGEKPSGIEDEIKSLIYEANNPVRYEVEEAKSSELVVEVVPAEKVREGLPQKPGKTKRIFIVGKDL, from the coding sequence ATGAGCGGCATTTTGCTTGGGAAAAAAGACCCCGAGAATTTAAGGTATACAGCCGAGACAGCATACAAGACAACGGAATTCTGGAAAGAAAAGTTTTCAGATGTCGATATAGATGAATTAAAACCAGAAACACTTGCTTCTCTAACTGACAAAGTATTCATAGAGCCCCACGATCTGCATGAAAGAGAAAGGGTCTGGCCAACATACATAAAAGGTCTAGAGGTTTTCCATGTATTTACGAGAACTAGTGGCACAACGGGAATGCCAAAAAGGATTCCAATAACCGAAGACGACATTGAAAGGGCCGGTGAACAAATGAAAGCATGGGTAGAAGAGTATTTGGAAACAAACAAACTTGCCTCGTTTCTTCCGCCATTACCATCTGCCTCTGGGTTTTATGTTCTTGGCGCTATTAGAAATTTAAGACCAAAAATTGCATATCATGGCCTTCCAATCCAATATTTAAGAGATAGAGACCTGTTGATAAAAGAACTCAGAGAGACAAACGCTACTGCTATTTTTGCCTTAACTACAACAGCTTATAAACTTGGACTCATTCTTCCGGAGAGTATAAAAGAAGACATTCAGTTAATAGGTGTAGGAGCAGAGACCCTTACACAAGAGGTCGCAAATGCAATACTTAACAATTTTCCAAATGCAATAATAGTTGATAATTATGCAAGCTCTGAAGAAGGAGTAACAGGTTATAGGGTTATCAAAAAAAATAAAGTAGAGCCCTTCACTTTCCCAGAATCACTGATAGTCCTAAAAGAGAACGAGGATCCAGAGTATAAGGACTATTACGAAATGTACATCACCAAGATAATGAAAGAAGGCGAACTTACGGGACTGCCAATCTTTAACTATAAGATTGGAGATATAGCAAAGGTAATTGATGGAAAAGTCATGAACATAATCAGGGTAAAAGACGTGATAAGCCTTGGAGGGGCAAAGCTTCACATAGATCAGGTTATGGACATCGTTCACAGATATCCCTTCTTGGTGGACTTCGTGATAATCTACCACCCTCTCTCGCCGGGTAATCCAAAACCAAAAGCCATAATAAAGGTCGGATACGTGGGAGAAAAGCCATCCGGCATAGAAGACGAAATAAAGAGCCTAATATACGAAGCCAACAACCCAGTTAGATATGAGGTTGAAGAGGCTAAATCCTCTGAGCTTGTCGTAGAGGTAGTCCCCGCAGAGAAAGTAAGAGAAGGCTTACCTCAAAAACCAGGGAAGACAAAGAGAATTTTCATAGTTGGAAAAGACCTCTAG
- a CDS encoding HD domain-containing protein: protein MKPKIIHDPIHGSMKISGLILDLIKTPEFQRLRNIKQLGLAYLVYPGANHSRFEHSLGTYNIAKRLAMELGLSEEEKTLLETAALLHDIGHGPFSHTFEQIYEHYVREYDHMHLGQNIILGKIDIIDGEIEERQFIPEILDFYGYKPKEVADLILGKYGKRYLGQALHGDVDVDQLDYLIRDAHYTGVAHGIIDLERLLKVLRIHNNELVVDEKGVEAVEGMMVARALMYSRVYFHHTVKIAEGMLTRALEFALEDGYLWEFWKMTDCRVLVELEDLEGYPREIVKRIKYRDLFKAALLLGADELTAEEKRELLAVYRDIKKRQELERKLADAVGAKEGEVIIEFSTADLMLTEPRLKSTEIGVVMHTGEIKPLTKVTPLANALKRRQTPRWAVMVASPSKYVDKIRDMWRKVFFS, encoded by the coding sequence ATGAAGCCAAAGATAATCCACGACCCCATTCATGGAAGTATGAAGATAAGCGGGCTCATTTTAGACCTCATAAAAACTCCAGAATTTCAGAGGCTTAGGAATATAAAGCAACTCGGCCTTGCGTATCTTGTCTACCCCGGTGCAAATCACTCCCGCTTTGAGCATTCCCTAGGGACATACAACATTGCAAAAAGGCTCGCCATGGAACTGGGACTTAGCGAAGAGGAAAAAACCCTCCTGGAGACAGCAGCTTTGCTTCACGACATCGGCCACGGTCCGTTTTCACATACCTTCGAGCAGATATACGAGCACTATGTGAGGGAATACGACCATATGCATCTCGGCCAAAACATCATCCTTGGAAAGATTGACATAATAGATGGAGAGATAGAAGAAAGGCAGTTCATACCTGAGATACTTGACTTTTACGGATACAAGCCAAAAGAAGTTGCCGACCTTATTCTGGGCAAATATGGAAAAAGATATCTCGGACAGGCACTACATGGAGACGTAGATGTAGACCAGCTGGATTACCTTATTAGAGATGCACACTACACCGGAGTAGCCCATGGGATAATCGACCTTGAGAGGCTTCTGAAGGTTCTAAGAATTCACAACAATGAGCTTGTTGTTGACGAGAAGGGGGTTGAGGCAGTTGAGGGCATGATGGTAGCTAGAGCACTGATGTACTCAAGGGTCTACTTCCACCACACGGTAAAGATAGCGGAGGGAATGCTGACTAGGGCTTTGGAGTTTGCCCTTGAAGACGGCTACCTCTGGGAGTTCTGGAAGATGACAGACTGCAGAGTTCTCGTGGAGCTCGAGGATTTGGAAGGCTATCCAAGGGAAATCGTCAAGCGTATCAAGTACCGCGACTTGTTTAAGGCGGCATTGCTATTAGGGGCCGATGAACTTACCGCCGAGGAAAAAAGAGAATTGTTGGCAGTTTATAGAGACATAAAGAAACGCCAAGAGCTCGAAAGGAAACTAGCAGATGCCGTGGGAGCGAAGGAAGGAGAAGTAATTATAGAATTCTCAACGGCTGATCTAATGCTTACCGAGCCGAGATTGAAGTCAACGGAAATTGGAGTAGTAATGCACACCGGAGAAATAAAGCCCCTAACAAAAGTTACCCCACTTGCAAACGCCCTCAAGAGAAGGCAAACACCCAGATGGGCCGTAATGGTTGCATCGCCATCAAAATATGTCGACAAGATTAGAGACATGTGGAGAAAGGTTTTCTTCAGCTAA
- a CDS encoding transcriptional regulator, whose product MEKERLLRIVESIFRGTGFKVARMEFKGSCFDLAASRLFLLLFVKVLQNIDSLTEEQAEDLKRLAKFFEASPLIVGLRSKNEELEEGVVYERHGIYALNPQTLYDILVENELPAIFAERGGFYVRVNGEYLRELRERHGYSIGELAELLGVSRKSLQNYERGEQAMSLEVALRLEELFDAPIAKPIDVLNAKVEAKMEVEPETELEKEIFKRLEDFGMGVVKIKKAPFDAISKEEGVKILTGISERKTSSTVRRAQMVNEVSKIIQSDGLFILEKTKTEVVGEIPLIPKEKLNEIRDADELIEMIEELKKEIKRKIFS is encoded by the coding sequence ATGGAAAAAGAGAGATTGTTGCGAATTGTTGAAAGCATATTCAGGGGAACTGGATTTAAGGTAGCGAGAATGGAGTTTAAAGGTTCGTGCTTTGACCTAGCTGCGAGTAGGCTCTTTTTGTTGCTCTTTGTGAAAGTTCTTCAAAACATCGATTCCCTTACAGAGGAGCAGGCGGAAGATTTAAAACGTTTAGCCAAGTTCTTTGAGGCTTCTCCGCTTATTGTGGGGTTAAGATCTAAAAACGAGGAGCTTGAGGAAGGCGTAGTTTACGAGAGACATGGAATTTACGCTCTAAACCCCCAAACGCTGTATGACATTCTTGTGGAAAACGAACTACCTGCAATCTTTGCCGAGAGAGGAGGCTTTTACGTGAGGGTTAACGGAGAATACCTGCGAGAGCTTAGGGAAAGACACGGTTACAGCATTGGGGAGCTTGCTGAGCTTCTGGGGGTTTCAAGAAAGAGCCTCCAAAACTATGAGAGGGGAGAGCAGGCCATGAGCCTTGAGGTTGCCCTGAGGCTTGAAGAGCTGTTTGATGCCCCAATTGCAAAGCCCATTGATGTCCTCAACGCCAAAGTTGAAGCTAAGATGGAAGTTGAACCGGAGACAGAACTTGAAAAGGAAATTTTCAAACGCTTAGAGGATTTTGGAATGGGTGTTGTTAAAATCAAAAAAGCTCCGTTTGATGCTATCTCAAAGGAAGAGGGAGTGAAGATTTTAACCGGCATAAGCGAGAGAAAGACATCATCAACTGTGAGGAGGGCTCAAATGGTAAATGAAGTCAGCAAAATTATCCAGAGCGACGGGCTGTTCATCCTCGAAAAGACTAAAACCGAGGTTGTGGGAGAGATTCCCCTCATTCCAAAGGAGAAGCTCAACGAGATTAGGGATGCCGATGAGCTTATTGAGATGATTGAAGAACTCAAGAAGGAGATAAAGAGAAAGATATTTAGCTGA
- the tiaS gene encoding tRNA(Ile2) 2-agmatinylcytidine synthetase TiaS encodes MRLHIGIDDTDSPDGMCTTYLGALLYREISRVAEPLDLPKLIRLNPNVPYKTRGNGAVAMSFEVEDEEIPKIKEFVLKMVEELSDFNHENTNPGVVFLEGELPKELEEFTYKAIWEHVTIEDAEKVAREVNAEIHKFKLGRGIIGALAAVGHPLKNFTYELLAYRKREFWGKERRVNRESVFEADRLTYPFTYDNVDPFKGSVLITPHGKDPVLVGIRGIDKNRVLWAFENLIIEEPVEFFQIYKTNQNTDEHLRFRKIGELKPLESAVVRGRVSREYWEKGRHVFFELSDETSTIRVAAFEPTKGFRRYVRMLIEGDEIIAAGGVKEFEGVLTLNLEKFYPIRLAEKIVYEKPKCPKCGGTMKSKGDYLKCKKCGHKMPKVLIPKRLPRQLEKKIYEVPPDARKHLSRPLVLPLGEKKILEAAERN; translated from the coding sequence ATGAGGCTCCACATAGGCATTGACGACACGGATTCACCGGATGGGATGTGCACCACTTATCTAGGTGCCCTGCTGTATAGAGAGATCTCCAGGGTAGCGGAGCCTTTAGACCTTCCAAAGCTCATCCGTCTAAACCCAAACGTGCCGTACAAGACAAGGGGAAACGGAGCTGTGGCAATGAGTTTCGAAGTGGAAGATGAGGAGATTCCAAAGATAAAAGAGTTCGTTCTGAAAATGGTTGAGGAGTTATCGGACTTTAATCATGAGAACACAAACCCCGGAGTTGTATTTCTGGAGGGAGAACTTCCCAAGGAGCTGGAGGAGTTTACGTATAAAGCTATATGGGAGCACGTTACCATTGAGGATGCTGAAAAAGTTGCGAGAGAAGTAAATGCAGAAATCCACAAGTTCAAGCTCGGCAGGGGCATAATAGGAGCCCTAGCGGCAGTTGGTCATCCATTGAAAAACTTCACCTATGAACTCTTGGCATATAGGAAGAGAGAATTTTGGGGAAAAGAAAGGAGGGTCAACAGAGAGAGTGTGTTTGAAGCTGACAGATTAACCTATCCCTTCACATATGATAACGTCGACCCCTTCAAGGGGAGCGTTCTAATAACACCCCACGGAAAAGACCCTGTTCTGGTTGGCATTAGGGGAATAGACAAAAATAGGGTCTTGTGGGCATTTGAAAACCTTATCATCGAAGAGCCTGTGGAGTTTTTCCAGATTTATAAAACAAACCAGAATACAGATGAACACTTGAGGTTTAGAAAGATCGGCGAATTAAAGCCCTTAGAAAGTGCTGTTGTAAGAGGAAGAGTTAGTAGAGAATACTGGGAGAAAGGAAGGCACGTGTTTTTTGAGCTGAGCGACGAAACTAGCACAATCAGGGTTGCAGCCTTTGAGCCCACTAAGGGATTTAGAAGATACGTTAGGATGTTAATTGAAGGCGACGAGATCATTGCAGCTGGAGGAGTGAAGGAATTCGAGGGTGTTTTGACTCTCAACTTAGAAAAATTCTACCCGATAAGGCTTGCCGAAAAAATAGTTTATGAAAAGCCAAAATGCCCAAAGTGTGGGGGGACGATGAAAAGCAAAGGGGACTATCTGAAATGCAAGAAGTGTGGGCATAAAATGCCAAAAGTCTTGATTCCAAAAAGGCTGCCCCGCCAGCTTGAGAAAAAAATTTACGAAGTTCCACCAGATGCTAGGAAACATCTTTCCAGACCGCTCGTCCTTCCGCTTGGAGAGAAAAAAATTTTGGAAGCAGCTGAGAGGAACTAA